In one window of Rhodanobacter sp. FDAARGOS 1247 DNA:
- a CDS encoding heme biosynthesis HemY N-terminal domain-containing protein yields MRLWYGVLLAVLAAALAAFGWHWVAQDPGYVLLRLRGWKIETTVVAALVILLLAWAVLTTLWRLLRWPFGALSRRHRRLSQQRLGAGLIALIEGRHGDAERDLNRASRLDSLRGPALLASAEAALRRGEPGRALEALDQAAQSVPQAARVLRARVLRREGKPAEALALLLPESDKGTLTPGGWRELVQAALATGDARRAREALAPLQKSGALGHRAYAALEAQVLVATLNATPDGATLNAMWSQWPKPQRRVPAVIDAYARRAAGFGLTLPAMDEVESALRREWSPLLIETYGSLSGDDVEARLRRAEGWLDAHPNDANLLLTLGRMCVRLKVWGKAHQYLQRSLALAPGAAAWEALGDTFAGQGDAAQAQRCYRNALAFTRGDVVTPLAQTASPMQPDTHPIAIEERDAHGLPRLPG; encoded by the coding sequence ATGAGGCTCTGGTACGGAGTGTTGCTGGCGGTGCTCGCCGCCGCGCTGGCCGCGTTTGGCTGGCACTGGGTGGCGCAGGACCCCGGCTACGTGCTGCTGCGCCTGCGTGGCTGGAAGATCGAAACCACGGTGGTCGCCGCGCTGGTGATCCTGCTGCTGGCGTGGGCCGTGCTGACCACCTTGTGGCGCCTGTTGCGCTGGCCGTTCGGCGCGCTCTCGCGGCGGCATCGGCGACTCAGCCAGCAGCGCCTCGGCGCTGGTCTGATCGCGCTGATCGAAGGTCGCCACGGCGATGCCGAACGCGATCTCAATCGTGCCTCGCGGCTGGACAGCCTGCGTGGTCCGGCCCTGCTCGCCTCGGCCGAAGCCGCTTTGCGCCGTGGCGAACCCGGCCGCGCGCTGGAGGCGCTGGACCAGGCGGCGCAATCGGTGCCGCAGGCCGCACGGGTGTTGCGCGCCCGCGTGCTGCGTCGCGAAGGCAAGCCGGCCGAAGCGCTGGCCCTGCTGCTGCCCGAATCGGACAAGGGCACGCTGACTCCCGGCGGCTGGCGCGAACTGGTGCAGGCTGCGCTGGCCACCGGCGACGCCCGTCGCGCCCGCGAGGCGCTGGCGCCGCTGCAGAAGAGCGGCGCGCTGGGTCATCGTGCCTATGCCGCGCTGGAGGCGCAGGTGCTGGTTGCCACGCTGAACGCCACGCCCGACGGGGCCACGCTGAACGCGATGTGGTCGCAATGGCCCAAGCCGCAGCGGCGGGTGCCGGCCGTGATCGATGCCTACGCGCGTCGCGCCGCCGGTTTCGGCCTGACCCTGCCGGCCATGGATGAAGTGGAATCCGCGCTGCGCCGCGAGTGGTCGCCGTTGCTGATCGAAACCTACGGCAGCCTGTCCGGCGATGACGTGGAGGCGCGCCTGCGTCGCGCCGAAGGCTGGCTGGACGCGCATCCGAACGACGCCAACCTGCTGCTCACGCTGGGCCGCATGTGCGTGCGGCTGAAGGTCTGGGGCAAGGCCCACCAGTACCTGCAGCGCTCCCTGGCGCTGGCGCCGGGCGCCGCCGCGTGGGAAGCACTGGGCGACACTTTCGCCGGCCAGGGTGACGCCGCCCAGGCGCAACGCTGCTATCGCAACGCGCTGGCGTTCACCCGTGGTGACGTCGTCACGCCGCTGGCGCAGACCGCCAGTCCGATGCAGCCGGACACGCATCCGATCGCGATCGAGGAGCGTGACGCGCACGGGCTGCCGCGCTTGCCCGGGTAA
- a CDS encoding uroporphyrinogen-III C-methyltransferase, which produces MSNHDMPNEPAAPEGARSAPVAPDAVLVEPPLRPTRPASHRPAPRPRGGGTLALAILLALIAVGASGYVGWRQWQQEQGAAVDTRNVASLQQRVETLETTLTAMGEQRGSLNQRLDDAAQVNRSLREELLGQAERTRHVEDAVARLAEKSLSGHDGMLLDETESLLRMASERYTLFHDAQGAAAAYALADQTLAAVNDGAFGGLRQSIEAEREALARSQPASQAAALQQLLALRGELATLPLKPLDSGTAVGTDTWSRIRRALASVVSVQRDNGAPLAVADARLARELATLDLAQAQAALLAYDSKDYAAALQRADAALASQFDAAAPAVQQARTTLRQLAAQLPAKPSVQLGAALTELRNLRAVHALGPASSSSSAAPAEAQP; this is translated from the coding sequence ATGAGCAACCACGACATGCCCAACGAGCCCGCCGCGCCCGAGGGCGCCCGTTCCGCACCCGTCGCGCCCGATGCGGTGCTGGTCGAACCGCCGCTGCGCCCGACACGGCCGGCTTCCCATCGCCCCGCACCACGCCCCCGTGGTGGCGGCACGCTGGCGCTGGCGATCCTGCTGGCGCTGATCGCGGTGGGCGCGTCCGGCTACGTCGGCTGGCGCCAGTGGCAGCAGGAGCAGGGCGCGGCGGTCGACACGCGGAACGTGGCCAGCCTGCAGCAGCGCGTGGAGACCCTGGAGACCACCCTGACCGCCATGGGCGAGCAGCGCGGCAGCCTCAACCAGCGGCTGGACGATGCGGCCCAGGTCAACCGTTCGCTGCGCGAGGAATTGCTGGGCCAGGCCGAACGGACCCGCCATGTCGAGGACGCGGTGGCCAGGCTTGCCGAGAAGAGTCTCAGTGGCCATGACGGCATGTTGCTGGACGAAACCGAATCGCTGCTGCGCATGGCCAGCGAACGCTACACGCTGTTCCACGACGCGCAGGGCGCGGCGGCCGCCTATGCGCTGGCCGACCAGACCCTGGCCGCGGTCAACGACGGCGCGTTCGGCGGGCTGCGCCAGAGCATCGAAGCCGAGCGCGAGGCCCTGGCCAGGAGCCAGCCGGCCAGCCAGGCCGCCGCGCTGCAACAGTTGCTGGCCTTGCGTGGCGAGCTGGCCACGCTGCCGCTGAAGCCGCTGGACAGCGGCACCGCCGTCGGCACCGACACGTGGTCGCGGATTCGTCGCGCGCTGGCCAGCGTGGTCAGCGTGCAGCGTGACAACGGCGCGCCGCTGGCCGTCGCCGACGCGCGTCTCGCCCGCGAGCTGGCGACGCTCGACCTGGCGCAGGCGCAGGCAGCGTTGCTGGCCTACGACAGCAAGGATTACGCCGCAGCCCTGCAGCGCGCGGACGCCGCCCTGGCCAGCCAGTTCGACGCCGCTGCGCCCGCCGTGCAGCAGGCACGCACCACGCTGCGGCAACTGGCGGCGCAATTGCCGGCGAAGCCGTCGGTACAGCTCGGCGCCGCGCTGACCGAACTGCGCAACCTGCGCGCGGTGCATGCACTGGGCCCGGCATCGTCCAGCAGCAGCGCAGCGCCGGCCGAGGCGCAGCCATGA
- a CDS encoding uroporphyrinogen-III synthase: MQQPSSRKTPDLHGRIVVITRPAGTASALARKVRALGGVPLRLPGMGLRAAPDAEAVRASMRAALADELIVFTSPAAVRHAAALLPLRTAACVLAVGQGTAQALRRHGVAAPLAPRRQDSEGLLELPQLQSLRGRRVALIGAPGGRGVLREQLAARGARLRELHVYHRVPPRPDRRHVEALLQLPASARVLLSSAEALHNLQQLLPAPAWARLCAATAVVSSERLAEAARAAGFRRIRVAASAVSADLLAEAGTAG; the protein is encoded by the coding sequence ATGCAGCAACCATCCAGCCGGAAAACCCCAGACCTGCATGGCCGGATCGTGGTGATCACCCGTCCGGCGGGTACCGCCTCCGCGCTGGCGCGGAAGGTGCGCGCGCTGGGCGGCGTGCCGTTGCGCCTGCCCGGAATGGGCTTGCGTGCCGCACCCGATGCGGAGGCGGTGCGTGCGAGCATGCGCGCCGCGCTGGCCGACGAGTTGATCGTGTTCACCAGCCCCGCCGCGGTCCGTCATGCCGCGGCGCTGCTGCCGCTGCGCACCGCCGCGTGCGTCCTGGCGGTGGGCCAGGGCACCGCGCAAGCCCTGCGTCGACACGGTGTCGCCGCGCCGCTGGCCCCGCGTCGGCAGGACAGCGAGGGGCTGCTGGAACTTCCCCAACTGCAGTCGTTGCGCGGACGCCGGGTGGCCCTGATCGGCGCGCCGGGTGGTCGCGGCGTGTTGCGCGAGCAGCTCGCGGCGCGGGGCGCGCGTCTGCGCGAGCTGCATGTCTACCATCGCGTGCCGCCGCGACCCGATCGTCGTCACGTGGAAGCGCTGCTTCAGCTGCCCGCCTCGGCGCGGGTGCTGCTGTCCAGTGCCGAGGCCCTGCACAACCTGCAGCAGTTGCTGCCGGCGCCGGCATGGGCGCGATTGTGCGCGGCCACCGCGGTGGTCAGCAGCGAGCGCCTGGCCGAGGCGGCGCGCGCGGCCGGGTTCCGGCGCATCCGCGTGGCGGCTTCGGCGGTATCGGCCGACCTGCTGGCCGAGGCCGGTACGGCCGGTTGA